Proteins from a single region of Bradyrhizobium diazoefficiens:
- a CDS encoding CoA transferase, which produces MSTERERREILIATIADLLDGIRHVAVGASSPIPAAGAMLLRARNELCGKPPVRISILGSQAHNFFTNGGIELFDCAAQGRVDAFFLGGGQIDGQGNINLVGTGDYPTSSVRWPGSFGSAYLYHLIPRIILFREEHSPRVFVPQVDFVSARAITPEVPRRGGPHALLTNMALFGFDREAGGFALRSVHPSFTPADIRENTGFAYQEPEVVRETPRPDAATLALLRGRVFDELAETYPAFARTMKQAA; this is translated from the coding sequence ATGTCGACTGAGCGCGAGCGGCGCGAGATCCTGATCGCCACCATTGCCGATCTGCTCGACGGCATCCGTCACGTCGCGGTCGGCGCCTCGTCGCCGATCCCCGCGGCCGGCGCCATGCTGCTGCGCGCTCGCAACGAACTCTGTGGCAAGCCGCCGGTGCGCATCTCGATCTTGGGATCGCAGGCGCACAACTTCTTCACCAATGGCGGTATCGAGCTGTTCGACTGCGCCGCGCAAGGCCGGGTCGACGCCTTCTTCCTCGGCGGCGGCCAGATCGACGGCCAGGGCAACATCAACCTGGTCGGCACCGGCGATTATCCCACCAGCAGCGTACGCTGGCCCGGCTCATTCGGCTCGGCCTATCTTTATCATCTTATTCCGCGCATCATCCTGTTTCGCGAGGAGCATTCGCCGCGCGTGTTCGTGCCCCAGGTCGATTTCGTCAGCGCGCGCGCCATCACGCCGGAGGTGCCGCGCCGCGGCGGGCCGCATGCGCTCCTGACCAACATGGCGCTGTTCGGCTTCGACCGCGAGGCGGGCGGCTTCGCGCTTCGCTCAGTGCATCCGTCCTTCACCCCGGCCGACATCCGTGAGAACACCGGCTTCGCCTATCAGGAGCCGGAAGTGGTGCGCGAAACGCCGCGGCCCGATGCCGCGACGCTGGCGCTGCTGCGCGGGCGGGTTTTCGACGAGCTTGCCGAGACTTATCCGGCCTTTGCGCGGACCATGAAGCAGGCGGCGTGA
- a CDS encoding tetratricopeptide repeat protein, giving the protein MALEDRYGLPLSTTSDQAASAYREGVDLMLAGWTGMAETLERAIAADPDFALAHIARARVHAFYQQGDLARQKAALARELVAKRGSMRERSHVETLALAIEGRGPDAVAAMSGHIESWPRDAVVLSLPLGAFGLFAFSGMADHDRARHELCERVAQHYGEDWWFLTLYGWAMTENGDVARGRAVTERGFNLRRANAHAAHAVLHAMFEDGSIEAADRLVDEWIPTYDRAGILHGHILWHQALGALEHGDAARALDIYADVLQPSATQAPPLNVVTDSASLLWRLSAYGHTVPQALWVEADATAQKLFPKSGLAFADIHMALFAAATQNREALATRLAVIEQRLTEGKLPAGPVVPAICRALAAFADENYAACARELAPVLADVVRIGGSHAQRELIEDAFLLALMRSGELPRARSLLDARLHRRPSLRDMRWQAAMA; this is encoded by the coding sequence ATGGCGCTTGAAGACCGCTACGGACTGCCGCTCTCCACCACCTCCGATCAGGCTGCCTCCGCCTATCGCGAAGGCGTCGATCTCATGCTTGCCGGCTGGACCGGCATGGCGGAGACGCTGGAGCGCGCGATTGCGGCCGATCCGGATTTCGCGCTGGCCCACATCGCCCGTGCCCGCGTCCATGCATTTTACCAGCAGGGCGATCTCGCACGGCAGAAGGCGGCCCTGGCGCGCGAGCTTGTCGCGAAGCGCGGCTCGATGCGCGAGCGCTCGCATGTCGAGACGCTGGCGCTTGCGATCGAGGGACGCGGGCCCGACGCGGTCGCGGCGATGTCTGGGCACATCGAGAGCTGGCCGCGCGATGCCGTGGTGCTGTCATTGCCGCTCGGCGCCTTCGGCCTGTTCGCCTTCTCAGGCATGGCCGATCACGACCGTGCCCGGCATGAGCTCTGCGAGCGCGTCGCGCAGCATTACGGCGAGGACTGGTGGTTCCTCACGCTCTACGGCTGGGCGATGACGGAGAATGGCGATGTCGCTCGCGGCCGCGCCGTCACCGAGCGCGGCTTCAATCTGCGCCGGGCCAACGCCCACGCCGCACATGCCGTGCTGCATGCGATGTTCGAGGACGGCTCGATCGAGGCGGCCGACCGTCTCGTCGACGAGTGGATCCCGACCTATGACCGCGCCGGAATCCTGCACGGCCATATCCTCTGGCACCAGGCGCTCGGCGCACTCGAGCATGGCGATGCGGCGCGGGCGCTCGACATCTATGCCGACGTGCTGCAACCTTCCGCCACGCAGGCGCCGCCGCTCAACGTCGTCACCGACAGCGCCTCGCTGCTGTGGCGCCTGTCGGCCTACGGCCACACCGTGCCGCAGGCGCTCTGGGTCGAGGCCGACGCCACCGCGCAAAAACTGTTTCCGAAATCGGGCCTGGCCTTTGCCGACATCCACATGGCGCTGTTCGCAGCGGCAACGCAAAATCGCGAAGCGCTCGCCACGCGCCTTGCCGTCATCGAGCAGCGGCTTACCGAGGGCAAGCTGCCGGCAGGCCCCGTGGTGCCGGCGATCTGTCGCGCGCTGGCGGCCTTCGCGGATGAGAATTATGCCGCTTGCGCGCGCGAGCTCGCGCCTGTCCTGGCCGACGTCGTGCGCATCGGCGGCAGTCATGCCCAGCGCGAGCTGATCGAGGACGCGTTCCTCCTCGCCCTGATGCGCAGCGGCGAGCTGCCGCGCGCCCGCAGCCTTCTCGACGCCCGCCTCCACCGCCGCCCTTCCTTGCGCGATATGCGCTGGCAGGCGGCGATGGCTTGA
- a CDS encoding PaaI family thioesterase — MTSKIAAKLKSDGWTILETTGFMHLVGPLWERKVDGQYEFALATEDKHHNRRGLVQGGVMMTFADRTCGMTARYVSGKEYMATVQLDTHFVEAGQIGDILISRPRVVRSTRSLIFMSTEVTVDDRCVVMANGVFKILKGPG; from the coding sequence ATGACAAGCAAGATCGCCGCAAAGCTCAAATCGGACGGCTGGACCATCCTGGAGACAACGGGCTTCATGCACCTGGTCGGCCCGTTGTGGGAGCGCAAGGTCGACGGCCAGTATGAATTCGCCCTCGCGACCGAAGACAAGCACCACAATCGCCGCGGCCTGGTCCAGGGCGGCGTGATGATGACCTTCGCGGACCGCACCTGCGGCATGACCGCCCGCTACGTCTCGGGCAAGGAGTACATGGCGACGGTGCAGCTCGACACCCATTTCGTCGAGGCCGGCCAGATCGGCGACATCCTGATTTCGCGCCCCCGCGTGGTGCGCTCGACCCGCAGCCTGATTTTCATGAGCACCGAGGTGACAGTCGACGACCGCTGCGTCGTGATGGCCAACGGTGTGTTCAAGATTTTGAAGGGGCCGGGGTAG
- a CDS encoding aldo/keto reductase gives MQYRQLGRSGLKVSPICLGTMMFGGPTDEVDSQRIIAKAYDAGINFIDTADAYSKGGSEEVVGRAIGNNRHAWVLATKLANPMGDDPNRVGLSRRWVLQAADESLKRLGTDHIDIYYLHKEDHATPLEETVRAMGDLIRSGKIRYFGVSNYRAWRVAEICNICDRLGIDRPVASQPYYNAMNRMPEVEHFPACAYYGLGIVPYSPLARGVLTGKYKPDAAPDKETRAGRNDTRMMQTEWRPESLRLAQEIKAHAEKKGITAGQFAVAWVLNSAFVSSIVAGPRTEEQWDGYIRALDYRFTAEDEALIDRLVVPGHPSTPGYNDPAYPIEGRRARTA, from the coding sequence ATGCAATACCGCCAGCTCGGCCGTTCTGGCCTCAAGGTCTCGCCGATCTGTCTGGGCACCATGATGTTCGGCGGCCCGACGGATGAGGTGGACTCGCAACGGATCATTGCCAAGGCGTACGACGCCGGCATCAACTTCATCGACACCGCAGACGCCTATTCGAAAGGCGGCTCCGAGGAGGTCGTGGGACGCGCGATCGGCAACAACCGTCACGCCTGGGTGCTCGCCACAAAACTGGCCAACCCCATGGGCGATGATCCCAATCGCGTCGGGCTGTCGCGACGCTGGGTGTTGCAGGCCGCCGACGAGAGCCTGAAGCGGCTCGGCACCGACCACATCGACATCTACTATCTGCACAAGGAAGACCACGCGACGCCGCTGGAGGAGACCGTGCGCGCGATGGGCGATCTGATCCGATCAGGCAAGATCCGCTATTTCGGCGTCTCCAACTACCGCGCCTGGCGCGTCGCGGAGATCTGCAACATCTGCGACCGGCTCGGGATCGACCGTCCCGTGGCGAGCCAGCCCTACTACAACGCGATGAACCGCATGCCCGAGGTCGAGCATTTTCCGGCTTGCGCCTATTACGGCCTCGGCATCGTGCCCTATAGCCCGCTGGCACGCGGTGTACTCACCGGCAAGTACAAGCCCGATGCGGCCCCGGACAAGGAGACGCGCGCAGGCCGCAACGACACCCGCATGATGCAGACGGAGTGGCGACCGGAATCGCTCAGGCTCGCGCAGGAGATCAAGGCTCACGCGGAGAAGAAGGGGATCACCGCCGGCCAGTTCGCGGTGGCCTGGGTGCTCAACTCGGCCTTCGTCTCCTCGATCGTCGCAGGCCCGCGCACCGAGGAGCAGTGGGACGGCTACATCCGCGCGCTCGACTACCGTTTCACCGCGGAGGACGAGGCGCTGATCGACCGCTTGGTCGTGCCGGGCCATCCGTCGACGCCGGGCTACAACGACCCGGCGTATCCGATCGAGGGGCGCCGCGCGCGGACGGCGTAA
- a CDS encoding CoA transferase, producing MTEIVALEALAARVAPGQSLAIPVDGSGVAMAATAALLEAGIRDLKLICVPISGMQADLLIGAGAVASLETSAISLGEAGAAPRFTAGIKSGAFAMRDSTCPAIYAGLLAAQKGVPFMPIAGIIGSDLLNVRSDWQVIDSPVGEARKVVVVPAISPDVALFHAPEADRAGNVRIGRHRELADLAYASKRTLVTVERIVDRNLLDNEDSAAGVLPSLYVDTIAVAARGAWPLALWDEYPADEAEIARYAAMARSEDGFRAYLSAFLTHRKQVA from the coding sequence ATGACCGAGATCGTTGCGTTGGAGGCACTGGCTGCGCGTGTTGCACCGGGGCAGTCGTTGGCGATCCCTGTCGACGGTTCGGGCGTGGCCATGGCGGCGACCGCGGCGCTGTTAGAGGCCGGCATTCGCGACCTCAAGCTGATCTGCGTGCCGATCTCGGGCATGCAGGCTGATCTCCTGATCGGGGCCGGCGCGGTCGCCTCACTGGAAACCAGTGCGATCTCGCTGGGCGAGGCCGGCGCCGCGCCGCGCTTCACCGCCGGTATCAAGAGCGGCGCTTTTGCCATGCGCGACTCCACCTGCCCTGCGATCTATGCCGGCCTGCTTGCCGCCCAGAAAGGTGTGCCGTTCATGCCGATCGCCGGCATCATCGGCAGCGATCTCCTCAACGTGCGGTCCGACTGGCAGGTGATCGACAGTCCCGTCGGCGAGGCGCGCAAGGTGGTCGTGGTGCCCGCGATCTCCCCAGATGTCGCGCTGTTTCACGCGCCTGAGGCCGACCGCGCCGGCAATGTCCGCATCGGCCGGCACCGCGAGCTCGCCGATCTCGCTTATGCCTCGAAGCGCACGCTGGTCACCGTGGAACGCATCGTCGACCGCAATCTGCTGGATAACGAGGATTCCGCTGCCGGCGTGCTGCCCTCACTGTATGTCGACACCATCGCGGTCGCCGCACGTGGCGCGTGGCCGCTGGCGCTGTGGGACGAATATCCGGCCGATGAGGCCGAGATCGCGCGCTACGCCGCGATGGCGCGCAGCGAGGACGGCTTTCGCGCCTACCTCTCCGCCTTTCTGACCCATCGCAAGCAGGTGGCCTGA
- a CDS encoding CoA pyrophosphatase, which yields MRAFGDATRRNIAKACAAFARLPDAVEPSALKRAAVVLALTASNGDDTAFLLTKRASSLRAHRGQWALPGGRCDGGETPVDAALRELDEELALKLPADAVLGLLDDYPTRSGYLITPVVVWATESGAIVPNPDEVASVHRIALDTIERDDAFDFTAIPESSRRVIRFHHEMSLIHAPTAALIYQFREVLAGRQTRVTDLEQPVFAWK from the coding sequence ATGAGAGCTTTCGGCGATGCCACCAGACGGAATATCGCAAAGGCTTGCGCGGCCTTCGCGCGGCTGCCTGATGCGGTCGAACCCTCGGCGCTGAAACGTGCTGCGGTGGTGCTGGCGCTGACGGCATCGAATGGCGACGACACGGCGTTTCTGCTGACTAAGCGCGCATCGAGCTTGCGCGCACATCGTGGCCAGTGGGCTTTGCCAGGTGGGCGCTGCGATGGCGGCGAGACGCCCGTCGATGCGGCGCTGCGTGAGCTCGACGAGGAGCTGGCGCTCAAGCTGCCAGCCGATGCGGTGCTCGGCCTGCTCGATGACTATCCGACGCGCTCCGGCTATCTGATCACACCGGTCGTGGTGTGGGCCACTGAGAGCGGCGCGATCGTACCGAACCCGGACGAGGTCGCCTCCGTCCATCGCATCGCGCTCGACACGATCGAGCGCGATGATGCGTTCGATTTCACTGCGATTCCCGAAAGCAGCCGTCGCGTGATTCGCTTCCATCACGAGATGAGCCTGATCCACGCGCCGACCGCGGCGCTGATCTATCAGTTCCGGGAGGTGCTGGCGGGGCGGCAGACCCGCGTCACCGACCTGGAACAGCCGGTGTTCGCCTGGAAATGA